The following coding sequences lie in one Arthrobacter sp. SLBN-122 genomic window:
- a CDS encoding IS110 family transposase — protein MSIVTHSHPFVVGVDTHAKNHVYAIITTTTGELLQTRDFPTTSAGINRALAWVARHIGADLATLWVIEGAASYGALLAGAAGAAGYDVAEAPRMDARSHHGVGKSDLLDAHRIAAAVLPLETDQLRRPRLNEGIRAALRVLVTARESMTTERTRAVNALTALARVNDLGLDARKPLTGTQIREVCRWRAREEPLALSIARSEAVRLAKRIGELDAEIKTNNDRITELVEVSEAAPLLQETGFGPVTAAICLTAWSHHGRVRSEAAFASLAGASPIPASSGNTVRHRLNRGGDRTLNRALHMVALSRMTFDTETSNYVTKRQTEGRTKREIRRCVKRYLARRIYRTLNAATPSASQA, from the coding sequence ATGTCTATCGTTACGCATTCGCACCCGTTTGTCGTCGGCGTCGATACCCACGCCAAAAACCATGTCTACGCGATCATCACCACCACAACCGGGGAACTGCTTCAAACCCGGGACTTCCCGACCACCAGCGCTGGGATCAACCGCGCCCTGGCCTGGGTGGCACGTCACATCGGAGCTGACCTGGCCACCTTGTGGGTGATCGAGGGAGCCGCGTCCTATGGTGCCCTCCTCGCCGGAGCTGCAGGCGCCGCCGGCTACGACGTCGCCGAAGCACCGAGGATGGATGCCCGGTCCCATCACGGGGTTGGCAAATCCGACCTGTTGGATGCCCACCGGATCGCCGCGGCCGTCCTGCCGTTGGAAACGGATCAGTTGCGCAGGCCACGACTGAACGAAGGTATCCGGGCCGCCTTGCGGGTCCTGGTCACCGCGCGGGAGTCGATGACGACCGAGCGCACCCGGGCCGTGAACGCCCTAACAGCGCTGGCCCGGGTCAACGACCTTGGCCTTGACGCCCGCAAACCCCTCACGGGAACCCAGATCCGTGAAGTCTGCCGCTGGCGCGCCCGTGAAGAACCACTGGCACTGTCGATCGCCCGCTCAGAAGCAGTCCGGCTCGCCAAGCGGATCGGCGAGCTCGACGCGGAGATCAAAACCAACAACGACCGGATCACCGAACTGGTGGAAGTGAGCGAAGCCGCACCCTTGCTCCAGGAAACCGGCTTCGGCCCCGTCACCGCCGCCATCTGCCTCACCGCCTGGTCACACCACGGCCGGGTCCGGTCCGAAGCCGCCTTCGCCTCGCTAGCCGGGGCCAGCCCGATCCCAGCCTCCTCCGGGAACACCGTCCGGCACAGACTCAACCGCGGCGGTGACCGAACCCTGAACAGGGCACTGCACATGGTCGCCCTCAGCAGAATGACGTTCGACACCGAGACCAGCAACTACGTCACCAAACGACAAACCGAAGGACGCACCAAAAGGGAAATCCGCCGCTGCGTGAAACGCTACCTCGCCCGACGTATCTACCGCACCCTCAACGCCGCCACACCCAGCGCCTCCCAGGCTTGA
- a CDS encoding PfkB family carbohydrate kinase, with product MRIVVVGDVMLDVDLSGEATRLSPDAPVPVVDVSGVRRRAGGAGLVARMLAQDGWPVTLVTVLGNDDAGSQLRAHLAGVRLVAGTSGYPSPVKTRVRAGSHPVVRFDQGCEKTPVPDVSPAMLRAVEHAGVVIVADYGRGLAANPQLRDVLARLAGEVPIIWDPHPSGPEPVPGVAVVTPNISEATKAVQAGPGSAAGSADAVAEILLQRWRSQAVLVTKGEEGAVLLRQGDTAARAVPAPRVEAGDPCGAGDRLAASLAVHLLAGRDLPDAAALAVHDAADFLAAGGVSALPDTADAAAGHSAPAAGRRTTEPLLLARSVRESGGKVVATGGCFDLIHAGHIRSLTAARELGDCLIVCLNSDDSVRRLKGPERPIIGQHDRAELLLAMECVDAVMVFDEDTPEAALDRLRPDIWVKGGDYKGSRLPEADLVESWGGRCLTVPFHPARSTTGLADALAKVS from the coding sequence ATGAGGATCGTGGTTGTGGGCGACGTGATGCTCGACGTCGACCTTTCCGGTGAGGCCACCCGGCTGAGCCCGGACGCCCCCGTACCCGTGGTGGACGTTTCCGGCGTGCGCCGCCGTGCCGGCGGCGCAGGCCTGGTGGCGCGCATGCTGGCCCAGGACGGCTGGCCCGTCACCCTGGTGACAGTCCTGGGCAATGACGACGCCGGAAGCCAGTTGCGTGCGCACCTCGCCGGGGTGCGGCTCGTCGCAGGGACCAGCGGCTATCCATCGCCGGTCAAGACCAGGGTCCGGGCGGGTTCGCATCCGGTGGTCCGCTTTGACCAGGGCTGTGAAAAGACGCCGGTTCCGGATGTCAGCCCCGCCATGCTCCGCGCCGTGGAACATGCCGGTGTGGTCATCGTTGCAGACTACGGCAGGGGACTGGCTGCCAACCCGCAGCTGCGGGACGTGCTGGCCCGGCTCGCCGGTGAGGTGCCGATTATCTGGGACCCGCACCCCTCGGGGCCGGAGCCCGTGCCCGGTGTGGCCGTCGTGACTCCGAACATCTCCGAAGCCACCAAGGCCGTGCAGGCTGGTCCCGGAAGCGCGGCTGGCTCGGCGGACGCCGTGGCGGAAATCCTGCTCCAGCGGTGGCGCAGCCAGGCTGTGCTGGTGACCAAGGGCGAGGAAGGGGCGGTCCTGTTGCGGCAGGGGGACACCGCTGCCCGTGCCGTTCCTGCGCCCCGCGTGGAGGCGGGTGATCCGTGCGGGGCAGGCGACCGCCTGGCAGCCAGCCTGGCCGTGCACCTTCTCGCCGGCCGGGACCTGCCCGACGCGGCGGCCTTGGCAGTGCATGACGCCGCGGATTTCCTGGCAGCCGGCGGAGTCTCGGCCCTGCCGGACACTGCAGATGCTGCCGCCGGGCATTCGGCGCCGGCCGCGGGCAGGCGGACCACCGAACCGCTGCTGCTGGCCCGCTCGGTGCGCGAAAGCGGCGGAAAGGTTGTCGCCACCGGCGGCTGCTTCGACCTGATCCATGCCGGTCACATCCGGTCCCTCACGGCAGCCCGCGAGCTGGGGGACTGCCTGATCGTGTGCCTCAACTCCGACGACTCGGTGCGGCGGCTCAAGGGGCCGGAGCGTCCCATCATCGGCCAGCACGACCGGGCGGAGCTGCTCCTGGCAATGGAATGCGTGGACGCGGTGATGGTCTTCGACGAGGATACCCCCGAGGCCGCGCTGGACCGGCTTCGTCCCGACATCTGGGTCAAGGGCGGCGACTACAAGGGATCCCGGCTGCCGGAAGCGGACCTGGTGGAAAGCTGGGGCGGCCGTTGCCTCACCGTCCCCTTCCACCCCGCCCGCTCCACCACGGGCCTGGCGGACGCCCTCGCCAAGGTCAGCTGA
- a CDS encoding SDR family oxidoreductase: MTAEATATATTTPGRVLVTGGASGLGAAVVDAVLRAGGTPVVLDRDISSVSGVKAFEVDVADRAAVEEAVREAAETLGGLDAVVTAAGIDRCGKLADVEATEWEKVIGVNLMGTVSVVRAALPYLKETHGRVVTVASTLGKRAVADATAYCASKFGVVGFSHALAAETGGEIGVTTMIPGGMKTRFFDDRTEQYKPQDDSRLNDPANTAQAILFALNQPTGCEVREMLICHEEEGSWP; the protein is encoded by the coding sequence ATGACTGCAGAAGCAACTGCAACCGCAACCACCACCCCCGGCCGCGTCCTGGTTACCGGAGGTGCCTCCGGACTCGGAGCCGCCGTCGTCGACGCCGTCCTCCGCGCAGGCGGTACCCCGGTGGTCCTGGACCGCGACATCAGCAGCGTCTCCGGCGTGAAGGCGTTCGAGGTGGACGTAGCGGACCGCGCGGCCGTGGAGGAGGCAGTCCGTGAAGCCGCGGAGACCTTGGGCGGCCTGGACGCGGTGGTTACGGCCGCTGGCATCGACCGCTGCGGCAAGCTCGCCGACGTCGAGGCGACCGAATGGGAAAAGGTCATCGGGGTGAACCTGATGGGCACCGTTTCCGTGGTGCGCGCCGCCCTGCCCTACCTCAAGGAAACCCACGGCCGCGTGGTGACGGTGGCGTCCACCCTGGGCAAGCGCGCCGTGGCTGATGCCACGGCCTACTGCGCCTCCAAATTCGGTGTGGTGGGGTTCAGCCACGCACTGGCCGCGGAAACCGGCGGCGAAATCGGCGTCACCACCATGATCCCCGGCGGCATGAAGACCAGGTTCTTCGACGACCGCACCGAACAGTACAAGCCGCAGGACGATTCCCGGCTCAACGACCCCGCCAACACTGCGCAGGCCATCCTGTTCGCCCTTAACCAGCCCACCGGCTGCGAGGTCCGCGAAATGTTGATCTGCCACGAGGAAGAGGGCTCCTGGCCCTAA
- a CDS encoding IS30 family transposase, with amino-acid sequence MPAGHVFGDEVRDGFFALLRQGMSISEACRVSGLWSSTVLHWVRKMGPVEMSRGNRGGPAGAPFPDGVPGSGRLSLSERAVIMVRLRDGWSYSAIGRELGRDRSVIWREAKRNCCEDGTYQSDVAQLKAGQIARRPREHKLAHKPLARFVESAMDEGWSPQLCSLVLASAFPDDKRMQISHETIYQAIYVQGRGHVRQDLYRQLSTGRAKRVADGRGRGRNNSPFKDALKISERPAEAADRAVPGHWECDLILGSVASNSAIGTCVERSTRYTMLLHLPDGHSADEVAKAMINAFGELPADLRKTLTYDRGVEMARYAQIQIAIDTDIYFCDPHSPWQRGTNENTNRLLRHWFAKSTDLSVHTAKDLKRVQDSLNNRPRPTLGLATPKQKFNELLLAAAA; translated from the coding sequence ATGCCGGCGGGGCACGTATTTGGGGATGAGGTCAGGGACGGGTTTTTTGCCTTGCTGCGGCAGGGTATGTCGATCAGTGAGGCGTGCCGCGTGTCGGGCCTGTGGTCGTCAACGGTGCTGCATTGGGTCCGGAAGATGGGCCCTGTGGAGATGTCCAGAGGTAATCGTGGAGGACCAGCAGGCGCACCGTTTCCAGACGGCGTCCCTGGTTCAGGCAGATTGAGTCTGTCCGAGCGGGCGGTGATCATGGTGCGCCTGCGAGATGGCTGGTCCTACTCGGCGATTGGCAGGGAACTAGGCCGGGACCGGTCGGTGATCTGGCGCGAGGCCAAGCGGAACTGCTGCGAGGACGGCACTTACCAGTCAGACGTGGCGCAGCTAAAGGCCGGGCAGATCGCCCGCCGGCCCAGGGAACACAAACTCGCCCACAAACCGCTGGCCCGGTTCGTGGAGTCCGCCATGGACGAGGGCTGGTCCCCGCAGCTGTGCTCGCTGGTCCTGGCCAGTGCTTTCCCGGACGATAAGAGGATGCAGATCAGCCACGAGACGATCTATCAGGCCATTTACGTCCAGGGCCGCGGCCATGTCCGCCAAGACCTGTACCGGCAGTTGAGCACCGGTCGGGCCAAACGGGTCGCCGACGGACGCGGCCGGGGCCGGAACAACAGCCCATTCAAGGACGCGCTGAAAATCTCCGAACGCCCGGCTGAAGCCGCCGACCGGGCCGTACCCGGTCACTGGGAATGCGATCTGATCCTCGGCTCGGTCGCCAGCAACTCAGCGATCGGAACCTGCGTTGAACGCTCCACCCGCTACACCATGCTGCTTCACCTGCCCGATGGCCACAGTGCAGACGAGGTCGCGAAGGCCATGATCAACGCGTTCGGCGAACTGCCCGCGGACCTGCGCAAAACCCTGACCTACGACCGCGGCGTCGAGATGGCCCGCTACGCCCAAATCCAGATCGCGATCGATACGGACATCTACTTCTGCGACCCGCACTCACCTTGGCAACGAGGAACCAACGAGAACACCAACCGGCTCCTGCGGCACTGGTTCGCTAAAAGCACCGACCTGTCCGTCCACACAGCCAAGGACCTCAAAAGGGTTCAGGACAGCCTGAACAACCGGCCACGCCCCACCCTCGGCCTCGCAACACCCAAGCAGAAATTCAACGAACTCCTCCTCGCCGCCGCAGCCTAA
- a CDS encoding MFS transporter: MSVEQRPANEAGHAPKGSGLKKIVAASMVGTVVEWYEFFLYATAATLVFGKYFFPATGNELDGIIQAFLTYAVGFIARPLGGIVFGQIGDKLGRKPTLQLTIVIIGVSTFLMGCLPGFADIGYLAPALLVFLRFIQGFALGGEWGGAVLLVAEHSPNKTRAFWSSWPQAAVPVGNLLATLVLYIMSTTLTSEAFLGWGWRVAFWLSAVIVFVGYYIRTNVSEAPIFLEAKELVDKEQAVSYGVFEVLRKYPKGIFQAMGLRFAENIMYYLVVSFAIVYLKSVHKYDTSSLLLALLIAHVIHFAVIPQYGRLADRIGRKPVYLAGAILGATWPFFAFPMFDTRNAVVIVLAVTIGLCLHGLMYAGQPAIMAEMFPTRMRYSGASLGSQVTSIFAGSLAPLLATQWLKDTGSWVPTAIYLVVACAITCVAVLSLKETKGIALEDVDKEDAAREGLLSATHR, translated from the coding sequence ATGAGCGTAGAGCAGCGTCCGGCCAACGAGGCCGGGCATGCACCCAAAGGATCAGGACTGAAGAAAATCGTTGCCGCCTCCATGGTGGGGACGGTGGTGGAGTGGTACGAGTTCTTCCTTTACGCCACCGCCGCCACCCTGGTCTTCGGCAAGTACTTCTTCCCCGCCACCGGCAATGAGCTGGACGGGATCATCCAGGCCTTCCTCACCTACGCCGTGGGCTTCATCGCGCGGCCGCTCGGTGGCATTGTCTTTGGCCAGATCGGCGACAAGCTTGGCCGCAAGCCCACCCTGCAGCTCACCATCGTGATCATCGGCGTGTCCACGTTCCTGATGGGCTGCCTCCCCGGCTTCGCGGACATCGGCTACCTGGCTCCCGCGCTGCTGGTGTTCCTGCGGTTCATCCAGGGCTTCGCGCTGGGCGGCGAATGGGGCGGTGCGGTCCTCCTCGTGGCCGAGCACAGCCCGAACAAGACCCGCGCGTTCTGGTCCAGCTGGCCCCAGGCCGCCGTTCCGGTGGGCAACCTGCTGGCCACCCTGGTGCTGTACATCATGTCCACCACCCTCACCAGCGAAGCCTTCCTTGGCTGGGGCTGGCGCGTGGCCTTCTGGCTCTCCGCCGTGATCGTCTTCGTGGGCTACTACATCCGCACCAACGTCAGCGAAGCACCCATCTTCCTCGAAGCCAAGGAACTGGTGGACAAGGAACAGGCCGTCAGCTACGGCGTGTTCGAGGTGCTCCGCAAGTACCCCAAGGGCATCTTCCAGGCCATGGGCCTGCGGTTCGCGGAGAACATCATGTACTACCTGGTGGTCAGCTTCGCCATTGTCTACCTCAAGAGCGTGCACAAATACGACACCTCATCGCTGCTGCTTGCACTGCTGATCGCGCACGTCATCCATTTCGCCGTCATCCCCCAGTACGGCCGCCTGGCGGACCGGATCGGCCGCAAGCCCGTCTACCTGGCCGGCGCCATCCTGGGTGCCACCTGGCCGTTCTTCGCCTTCCCCATGTTCGACACTCGGAACGCAGTGGTCATCGTCCTTGCCGTCACCATCGGCCTGTGCCTGCACGGCCTGATGTATGCAGGGCAGCCGGCCATCATGGCCGAGATGTTCCCCACCCGCATGCGGTACTCCGGCGCCTCCCTCGGTTCCCAGGTCACCTCCATCTTCGCCGGCTCGCTGGCGCCGCTGCTGGCCACCCAGTGGCTCAAGGACACCGGCTCCTGGGTGCCAACCGCCATCTACCTGGTGGTGGCCTGCGCCATCACCTGCGTGGCCGTCCTGAGCCTGAAGGAAACCAAGGGCATCGCCCTGGAGGACGTGGACAAGGAAGACGCCGCCCGCGAGGGACTGCTCAGCGCCACGCACCGCTGA
- a CDS encoding LysR family transcriptional regulator has product MNANPDDLLVLLAVSRSAKFTTAAQALGLNHTTVSRRIAALEKALGGRVLSRAAGGWELTELGERAVRAAEQVEEVLGTLGPAGQAPDPITGVVRMTATDGFSAYIAAPAVARLRRDHPGLSVEVVTMTRRALQQRSGLDIEVVVGEPQVHRAEAIRLGEYRLGMYASRAYLAEHGTPTTVAELNTHPLVYFVDSMLQVDDLDAPRRLVPAMRDGLTSTNVFVHVEATRAGAGVGFLPCFMADLHDDLVRLLPDKIGELLPYWLVLRPDSLRRPAVAAVVQALRERMAEHREALLGKRQSFIDC; this is encoded by the coding sequence ATGAATGCCAATCCTGATGACCTCCTGGTCCTCCTTGCGGTTTCACGCTCCGCAAAGTTCACGACGGCGGCGCAGGCGCTGGGCTTGAACCACACCACGGTTTCCCGCAGGATCGCCGCCCTGGAGAAAGCGCTCGGCGGCCGGGTACTGTCCCGGGCCGCCGGCGGCTGGGAACTGACGGAGCTGGGCGAACGGGCCGTGCGGGCGGCGGAGCAGGTGGAGGAGGTGCTGGGCACGCTGGGACCGGCGGGCCAGGCACCCGACCCGATTACCGGCGTCGTGCGAATGACGGCGACGGACGGCTTCAGCGCCTATATTGCCGCCCCGGCCGTGGCGCGCCTGCGCCGGGACCATCCGGGCCTGAGCGTGGAGGTAGTGACCATGACCCGCCGCGCCCTGCAGCAGCGGTCCGGGCTGGACATCGAGGTGGTGGTGGGCGAGCCGCAGGTGCACCGTGCGGAGGCCATCCGGCTGGGCGAATACCGCCTGGGGATGTATGCCTCCCGCGCCTACCTTGCGGAGCACGGGACGCCGACCACCGTGGCCGAACTCAATACGCACCCGCTGGTCTATTTCGTGGATTCAATGCTGCAGGTGGACGACCTTGATGCGCCGCGGCGGCTGGTTCCGGCCATGCGGGACGGCCTCACCTCCACCAACGTGTTCGTCCACGTGGAGGCCACCAGGGCCGGGGCGGGCGTTGGGTTCCTGCCCTGCTTCATGGCGGACCTGCACGATGACCTGGTCCGGCTGCTGCCCGACAAGATCGGCGAGCTCCTCCCCTACTGGCTGGTCCTGCGCCCGGATTCGCTGCGCCGCCCTGCCGTGGCCGCCGTCGTGCAGGCCCTCCGGGAACGCATGGCGGAGCACCGTGAAGCGCTCCTGGGAAAAAGGCAAAGCTTCATCGATTGCTGA
- a CDS encoding spermidine synthase yields the protein MAKRGRSGGRNSIRSVAGVVDVPAGSRQSGPVEGVYYIDTGDCELVADQDNSTGWLLKINGVMSSHIDLADPLFLDFEYMRWMAALVESRWPPSDASSAKLRGLHLGGGACSMARYFAAAYPDARQVVVELDGKLAEYVRNWFDLPKAPLLRIRVGEARAVTETLTAHTRDFIVRDVFAGAHTPRPLTTAEFNRHVKRVLAPGGLYVANSGDAPDLRNAREDAATIAAEFRHTVIIADPAMLKGRRYGNMVMAGSDEPIGDDPQLRRRLLGGAVPAHLWDDAQVRAFAAGAPVRHDPPSPPSTAE from the coding sequence ATGGCAAAACGCGGAAGGTCAGGCGGCCGGAACAGCATCCGTTCGGTGGCAGGTGTGGTGGACGTGCCCGCCGGCTCCCGCCAAAGTGGACCGGTGGAGGGCGTCTACTACATAGACACCGGTGACTGCGAGCTGGTGGCGGACCAGGACAACTCCACCGGCTGGCTCCTGAAGATCAACGGGGTCATGAGCTCGCACATCGACCTCGCCGATCCGTTGTTCCTGGACTTCGAGTACATGCGGTGGATGGCGGCGCTCGTCGAGTCCCGCTGGCCGCCGTCGGACGCGTCGTCGGCAAAGCTGCGCGGGCTGCACCTGGGTGGCGGCGCCTGCTCCATGGCACGCTACTTCGCCGCAGCATACCCGGACGCACGCCAGGTGGTGGTGGAACTGGACGGGAAGCTCGCCGAGTACGTCCGCAACTGGTTCGACCTTCCCAAGGCGCCCCTGCTCCGGATCCGGGTGGGCGAGGCCCGGGCCGTGACGGAGACCCTGACGGCGCACACCCGCGATTTCATCGTCCGGGACGTTTTTGCCGGCGCCCACACCCCGCGACCGCTGACCACCGCCGAATTCAACCGGCACGTCAAACGGGTCCTTGCCCCGGGCGGCCTGTACGTGGCCAATTCCGGTGACGCCCCAGACCTCCGGAACGCCCGGGAGGACGCTGCCACCATCGCGGCCGAGTTCAGGCACACGGTGATCATCGCCGACCCGGCCATGCTGAAGGGCCGGCGGTACGGAAATATGGTGATGGCGGGCAGCGACGAGCCGATCGGTGACGACCCCCAGCTCAGGCGCCGGCTGCTAGGCGGTGCGGTGCCGGCGCACCTCTGGGACGATGCCCAGGTCCGGGCCTTCGCCGCCGGGGCACCAGTCCGCCACGACCCGCCGTCACCCCCGTCGACTGCTGAGTAA
- the rfaE2 gene encoding D-glycero-beta-D-manno-heptose 1-phosphate adenylyltransferase, with protein MSESPESIDLSTQRALSDWLPGRLAAEQPSILVIGDVMLDGWWSGSIERLCREAPAPVVDIQSRESVPGGAANTAMNLAALGAKVSVAGIVGSDDAGEDLRGQLAAAGIDVQHLHTHPDMVTTTKIRISSGGQVMLRLDDAARTVPAGALAALAASVRAAVERQDAVLVCDYGTGVVADPVRTALAGVLGPDAAGGNRPLVVVDAHDPRPWAAVRPDLVTPNAQETARLLDRKLPEGQERVEAVAAESAALLQETGARAVVVTLDRDGTVLLMPDGVRHRTWARPAAEKQASGAGDTFVAALTLARAAGLPLTASLDLAQSAADVVVHQPGTSVCSTAQLSRYLEAFADTALTGDELERQIEVHRAQGQRIVLTNGCFDVLHSGHTRYLNQAKQLGDILVVALNSDDSVRRLKGPGRPINNMADRAAVVAALSCVDYVTVFDTPTATPLIRRLRPEVYAKGGDYTPEMLAETPAVEEYGGRVAILDYVAERSTTAVVKRIRDGEGAVPTN; from the coding sequence ATGAGTGAGTCCCCCGAGTCAATCGACCTTTCCACCCAGCGGGCGCTGTCAGACTGGCTCCCCGGCCGGCTCGCCGCGGAACAGCCCTCCATCCTGGTCATCGGCGACGTGATGCTCGATGGCTGGTGGAGCGGCAGCATCGAGCGGCTCTGCCGGGAAGCCCCGGCCCCCGTGGTGGACATCCAGTCCCGCGAATCCGTTCCCGGCGGCGCAGCCAACACCGCCATGAACCTCGCCGCCCTGGGAGCGAAGGTGTCGGTGGCAGGAATCGTCGGCTCCGACGACGCCGGCGAGGACCTCCGCGGACAGCTTGCCGCCGCCGGCATCGATGTCCAGCACCTGCACACCCACCCGGACATGGTGACCACCACCAAGATCCGGATCAGCAGCGGCGGGCAGGTGATGCTGCGCCTCGATGACGCGGCCAGGACCGTCCCGGCCGGCGCGCTGGCCGCGCTGGCCGCATCGGTGCGTGCCGCCGTCGAACGCCAGGACGCAGTGCTGGTGTGCGACTACGGAACCGGCGTGGTGGCGGACCCTGTCCGCACGGCACTTGCCGGCGTCCTCGGACCTGACGCTGCCGGCGGGAACCGTCCTTTGGTGGTGGTTGACGCCCACGATCCGCGGCCCTGGGCAGCAGTGCGGCCCGATCTGGTGACCCCGAATGCGCAGGAAACTGCCCGGCTCCTGGACCGGAAACTGCCGGAAGGGCAGGAACGGGTGGAGGCCGTGGCCGCGGAGTCTGCGGCACTGTTGCAGGAAACCGGTGCGCGGGCCGTGGTGGTCACCCTGGACCGGGACGGAACCGTGCTGTTGATGCCCGACGGCGTGCGGCACCGGACGTGGGCGCGGCCGGCCGCTGAGAAGCAGGCGTCCGGGGCAGGGGACACCTTCGTGGCTGCCCTCACCCTGGCCCGTGCCGCCGGGCTGCCGCTGACCGCCAGCCTGGACCTGGCCCAGTCGGCCGCGGACGTGGTGGTCCACCAGCCAGGCACCTCCGTGTGCAGCACCGCCCAGCTCAGCCGGTACCTGGAGGCCTTCGCTGATACCGCGTTGACCGGGGACGAGCTGGAGCGGCAGATCGAGGTGCACCGCGCGCAGGGGCAGCGGATCGTGCTGACCAACGGCTGCTTCGACGTGCTGCACAGCGGCCACACCAGGTACCTCAACCAGGCCAAGCAGCTGGGCGACATCCTGGTGGTGGCGCTGAACAGCGATGATTCGGTGCGCAGGCTCAAGGGCCCGGGCAGGCCCATTAACAACATGGCGGACCGGGCAGCAGTGGTGGCCGCGCTGAGTTGCGTGGATTACGTGACGGTGTTCGACACCCCCACGGCCACCCCGCTCATCAGGCGTCTCCGGCCCGAGGTCTACGCCAAGGGCGGGGACTACACGCCCGAGATGCTGGCGGAGACCCCGGCGGTGGAGGAGTACGGCGGCCGGGTAGCCATCCTCGACTACGTCGCTGAACGGTCCACCACCGCGGTGGTGAAACGGATCCGCGACGGCGAAGGAGCAGTGCCCACCAACTAA
- a CDS encoding aldehyde dehydrogenase family protein produces the protein MPTTATETTAGNQTAEGSGITIQDPRTGEVLWTVPEAGPEAVSHAVSVARGEAAGWAATAPAGRGAALKAAAKALEAAAQELAGLNASETGRPKDEALAGIAAGVSTLEQYAELGPVHRGHSLRGNRLASDYTRAEPRGVAVLLTPWNDPVAVACGLIGAALVTGNTVIHKPSERCPRLGEALGEVLAPAFPAGVFQTISGGADVGASLSQAEVDVIAHVGSSASGARIARAAALTGAHVLRENGGNDPLLVDRDVDPGWAAQQAAIGAFSNSGQICTSVERIYVHKDIAAEFCKALEAEAALRNNSGSVAPLVDLRMRDAVHAHVTEALAQGARTVEGGVLPDGPGSFYPATVLLDCTETMQVMTEETFGPVAPVQVVDTFDDGLRLACSGRYGLAATVLSGNIAHIQQAVAALPVGTVKVNAVFGGAPGGAAQPRGESGAGFGYGPELLDEFSQVKVVHIAAPPAAGSGDGADSISSEGQDLP, from the coding sequence ATGCCCACCACAGCCACTGAAACAACCGCAGGCAACCAGACAGCCGAGGGCTCCGGCATCACCATCCAGGATCCGCGCACCGGGGAAGTGCTTTGGACGGTGCCCGAAGCGGGGCCGGAGGCAGTCAGCCATGCCGTCAGCGTGGCGCGCGGTGAGGCAGCGGGCTGGGCGGCAACCGCACCTGCCGGGCGGGGCGCAGCCCTCAAGGCGGCCGCCAAAGCCCTGGAGGCAGCGGCCCAGGAGCTCGCGGGGCTGAACGCCAGCGAAACCGGCCGCCCGAAGGACGAGGCCCTGGCAGGTATCGCCGCCGGTGTTTCCACCCTGGAGCAGTACGCGGAACTGGGTCCGGTCCACCGCGGCCACAGCCTCCGCGGCAACCGGCTGGCCTCCGACTACACCCGGGCCGAACCCAGGGGCGTGGCCGTCCTGCTGACGCCGTGGAACGATCCGGTGGCCGTGGCCTGCGGGCTGATCGGCGCCGCACTGGTCACGGGCAACACCGTCATCCACAAGCCCAGCGAGCGCTGCCCCCGGCTGGGGGAGGCGCTGGGCGAGGTCCTGGCACCGGCGTTTCCAGCCGGCGTGTTCCAGACCATCTCCGGCGGTGCCGATGTGGGTGCGTCGCTGTCGCAGGCTGAGGTGGACGTGATCGCCCATGTGGGATCCAGTGCCTCCGGTGCCCGGATCGCGCGGGCCGCTGCGCTCACGGGTGCGCACGTGCTCAGGGAAAACGGCGGCAACGATCCCCTGCTGGTGGACCGCGACGTGGACCCCGGGTGGGCCGCGCAGCAGGCTGCCATCGGAGCTTTCAGCAACAGCGGCCAGATTTGCACGTCCGTGGAACGGATCTACGTGCACAAGGACATCGCCGCCGAGTTCTGCAAGGCACTGGAGGCGGAGGCCGCACTCCGGAACAACAGCGGCAGCGTGGCGCCGCTGGTTGACCTGCGGATGCGCGACGCCGTCCATGCCCACGTCACCGAGGCACTGGCCCAGGGGGCGCGGACGGTTGAGGGCGGTGTGCTTCCGGACGGACCGGGCTCGTTCTACCCGGCTACTGTCCTGCTGGACTGCACCGAAACCATGCAGGTCATGACCGAGGAAACGTTCGGACCCGTGGCTCCGGTGCAGGTGGTGGACACGTTCGACGACGGCCTGCGCCTGGCGTGCAGCGGCAGGTACGGACTGGCTGCCACCGTCCTGAGCGGCAATATCGCGCACATCCAGCAGGCAGTGGCCGCGCTCCCGGTGGGGACCGTCAAGGTGAACGCGGTGTTCGGCGGTGCCCCCGGCGGCGCAGCCCAGCCCCGCGGCGAGAGCGGCGCCGGGTTCGGCTACGGGCCCGAACTCCTGGACGAGTTCAGCCAGGTCAAGGTGGTGCACATTGCGGCGCCGCCCGCGGCCGGCTCCGGGGATGGCGCGGATTCCATCAGCAGTGAAGGACAGGACCTGCCATGA